A region from the Muribaculum gordoncarteri genome encodes:
- a CDS encoding calcium-translocating P-type ATPase, PMCA-type, with product MSQSRHYDGLTDAQVLESRREHGVNVLTPPKKRSMFMRFLEKFKDPLIIILLVAGALSIGIACYEYYALPDTDATVFFEPLGIFIAIFLATGLAFYFEARADKEFAILNQVNDDEPVQVIRNGNTTQVPKKDIVVGDIVIITTGEEIPADGELIEAVSLQVDESSLTGEPVCAKSTDPALFDKDATFPTDWVMRGTKVMEGHGMYEVKAVGDHTENGKVFEAAQIDDSVKTPLNEQLDRLGTLITRVSLGIAALIIIGRLSLFFINMVEFDWLRFVTFFLQTIMIAVTLLVVSIPEGLPMAVTLSLAYSMRRMLKTNNLVRKMHACETMGATTVICTDKTGTLTENQMRIYRTDFFGLPEQRLDDSVMSRLVEEGIAVNSTALLDLSNPDKPSVLGNPTEGALILWLRNNGVDYRTLREGVERVDEIPFTTERKYMASEVKSGVLPGKTILYVKGAPEIVYSLCRNTEGGVDKAAIDNLLLGYQNQAMRTLGFAYQIVEPGQEAIADGNLVADNLTFMGVVAISDPVRADVPDAVQECLDAGIAIKIVTGDTPNTAKEIARQIGLWKEGDGDRNIITGPEFAALDDKALYDRVKDLKVISRARPLDKKRLVETLQKRNEVVAVTGDGTNDAPALKAAQVGLSMGDGTSVAKEASDITIVDNSFASIGRAVMWGRSLYHNIQRFILFQMTVNVVACLIVLCGAFMGTESPLTVTQMLWVNLIMDTFAAMALASLPPSERVMKDKPRDRNAFIINRPMRYDIIGMGGLFFVLLLGLLYIFHHADITCLTDLLSLHLDPSSSEMTPYELSLFFTIFVFLQFWNMFNARAFESHGSAFNLKGCSEFDFIALVILIGQILIVTFGGEMFNVTPLKVVDWVIIIVVTSLVLWVGELFRLFKK from the coding sequence ATGTCACAATCTCGTCATTATGATGGCTTGACCGATGCTCAGGTTCTGGAAAGCAGGCGTGAGCATGGTGTAAATGTACTTACTCCGCCCAAAAAGAGATCGATGTTCATGCGATTTCTCGAGAAATTCAAGGACCCGTTGATAATAATCCTTCTTGTTGCCGGTGCGCTCTCGATAGGCATTGCGTGCTACGAGTATTACGCATTGCCCGATACCGACGCTACGGTGTTCTTTGAGCCGCTTGGCATTTTCATCGCCATATTCCTTGCCACCGGGCTTGCCTTCTACTTTGAAGCAAGGGCCGACAAGGAGTTTGCAATCCTCAACCAGGTTAATGACGATGAGCCCGTCCAGGTGATTCGCAACGGCAACACTACTCAGGTGCCCAAGAAGGACATCGTTGTGGGTGATATAGTTATCATTACCACCGGTGAGGAGATTCCCGCCGACGGAGAGTTGATCGAGGCTGTTTCGCTCCAGGTCGACGAGTCGTCGCTGACGGGTGAGCCCGTGTGCGCCAAGTCGACCGACCCGGCTCTCTTTGACAAGGATGCCACTTTCCCTACCGATTGGGTTATGCGCGGTACCAAGGTCATGGAAGGGCATGGAATGTATGAGGTAAAGGCTGTGGGCGACCACACCGAGAACGGAAAAGTGTTTGAGGCGGCACAAATCGACGACAGTGTAAAGACCCCGCTCAATGAGCAGCTCGACAGGCTCGGCACTCTCATAACGCGAGTAAGCCTCGGCATCGCGGCCTTGATTATCATTGGACGGTTGTCGCTCTTCTTCATCAACATGGTGGAGTTTGACTGGCTTAGATTTGTCACGTTCTTCCTGCAGACGATAATGATTGCCGTCACACTGCTTGTGGTGTCGATTCCCGAAGGATTGCCCATGGCCGTGACGCTGAGCCTTGCCTACAGCATGAGGCGAATGCTGAAGACCAACAACCTCGTGCGCAAGATGCACGCCTGCGAAACGATGGGCGCGACCACCGTTATATGTACCGACAAGACCGGCACTCTGACCGAAAACCAGATGCGCATATACCGCACCGACTTTTTCGGGCTGCCTGAACAGCGGCTTGACGACAGCGTGATGAGCCGCCTCGTGGAGGAGGGAATAGCCGTTAACTCGACGGCGTTGCTCGACCTCTCCAATCCCGACAAGCCGTCGGTGCTTGGCAATCCCACCGAGGGTGCGTTGATTCTGTGGCTCCGCAACAACGGAGTCGACTACAGGACGCTGCGCGAGGGCGTGGAGCGCGTCGATGAGATACCCTTTACCACCGAGCGCAAATACATGGCCTCGGAGGTGAAGTCGGGTGTGCTTCCGGGAAAGACGATCCTATATGTCAAGGGCGCTCCCGAGATTGTCTACTCGCTCTGCCGCAACACCGAGGGTGGTGTCGACAAGGCGGCGATCGACAATCTGCTGCTCGGCTATCAGAATCAGGCCATGCGTACTCTCGGATTCGCTTACCAGATTGTCGAACCCGGTCAGGAGGCAATCGCCGACGGAAATCTTGTAGCTGACAATCTCACCTTTATGGGTGTTGTGGCCATATCCGACCCCGTGCGCGCCGATGTGCCCGATGCCGTTCAGGAGTGCCTTGACGCAGGTATCGCCATCAAGATAGTGACCGGCGACACTCCCAATACGGCCAAGGAGATTGCCCGCCAGATAGGATTGTGGAAGGAGGGCGACGGCGACCGCAACATAATCACCGGACCCGAATTTGCCGCGCTCGACGATAAGGCGCTATATGATCGCGTAAAGGATCTTAAGGTTATATCGCGCGCGCGCCCGCTCGACAAGAAGCGACTTGTCGAAACGTTGCAGAAGCGTAACGAGGTGGTGGCTGTGACCGGCGACGGCACCAACGACGCTCCGGCCCTAAAGGCCGCACAGGTGGGACTGTCGATGGGCGACGGCACCTCGGTGGCCAAGGAGGCCAGCGACATAACAATTGTCGACAACTCTTTTGCAAGCATCGGAAGGGCCGTGATGTGGGGTCGCTCGCTCTACCACAACATACAGCGTTTCATCCTGTTCCAGATGACGGTAAATGTCGTGGCCTGCCTCATTGTGCTCTGTGGCGCGTTCATGGGTACCGAGTCGCCGCTTACCGTGACTCAGATGCTTTGGGTCAACTTGATTATGGACACCTTTGCCGCCATGGCTCTTGCATCGTTGCCGCCGTCGGAGCGTGTCATGAAGGACAAGCCCCGCGACCGTAATGCCTTTATCATAAACCGGCCGATGCGCTACGACATAATCGGTATGGGCGGATTGTTCTTCGTCCTGCTGCTGGGACTTCTCTACATCTTCCATCATGCCGATATCACTTGCCTCACCGACCTCCTGTCGCTGCATCTCGATCCCTCTTCATCGGAGATGACTCCCTACGAGCTGAGCCTCTTCTTCACCATCTTCGTGTTCCTCCAGTTCTGGAACATGTTCAATGCGAGGGCTTTCGAGAGCCACGGTTCGGCGTTCAACCTCAAGGGCTGTTCCGAATTTGATTTCATAGCGTTGGTTATTCTCATCGGACAGATTCTTATCGTCACTTTCGGCGGCGAGATGTTCAATGTGACTCCTCTCAAGGTTGTCGACTGGGTGATAATAATCGTCGTTACATCACTTGTACTCTGGGTGGGCGAGCTGTTCAGGCTGTTCAAGAAATAA